A window of Brettanomyces nanus chromosome 2, complete sequence contains these coding sequences:
- a CDS encoding uncharacterized protein (BUSCO:EOG093444G5): MWSYLFGGGQQKKELPKKAIVQLREHIATLNKKEEYLEKQIDQQDKIARQNVTKNKAVARQALKRKKKLEGDLIKVGNQIQSLETQLNAIESANLNLETMKAMKQGAKAIKQIHSDFNIDKVDETMDDIRDQVEASEEISDAISRPLGTDMVDDDELEEELAEMQQEELDNKMTNTGAKVSENTPSKNEIAKARLPSVPTSKVQDKKQEEVDDEDEDEKALKQLQAEMGM; the protein is encoded by the coding sequence ATGTGGAGTTACCTCTTTGGAGGAGGacaacaaaagaaagagctgCCTAAAAAGGCAATAGTTCAACTCAGAGAGCATATTGCTACTTTAAACAAGAAGGAAGAGTATTtagagaagcagattgaCCAACAGGATAAAATTGCTAGGCAAAATGTTACCAAGAATAAAGCTGTTGCCAGACAAGcgttgaaaagaaagaagaagctggaGGGTGATTTGATAAAGGTTGGGAATCAAATACAATCGTTGGAGACTCAACTCAATGCGATAGAGTCGGCCAACCTTAACTTGGAGACTATGAAGGCCATGAAACAAGGTGCCAAGGCCATCAAACAGATACATAGTGACTTCAACATCGATAAGGTTGACGAGACTATGGACGATATCAGGGACCAGGTAGAGGCTAGTGAGGAGATTTCTGATGCTATTAGCAGACCACTTGGTACGGATATGGTGGATGACGATGagttggaggaggagtTGGCCGAGATGCAACAGGAGGAGTTGGATAACAAGATGACAAATACAGGTGCCAAAGTGTCTGAGAACACGCCTTCAAAGAACGAAATTGCCAAGGCCAGGTTGCCTAGTGTGCCTACAAGTAAAGTGCAAGATAAGAAGCAAGAGGAggtggatgatgaagacgaagatgagaaggCCTTGAAACAGCTTCAAGCAGAGATGGGAATGTAG
- a CDS encoding uncharacterized protein (EggNog:ENOG41), with product MTDPIKLSMLINADENRSMSVRSNDSPLYSSNQLKSQDGDSPVSTDGTSNDIIAHKRARGRKRKLKGPPYICDYPDCHKEFHRSEHLSRHQLNHNPKKIYRCTQSGCEKTFVRHDLLARHLKRHANKLEKKRKNGESSSHPPEDHENGAKRRELTSSPSQNSIGKTLAVQASNQVNAALSPSHTNNRTVSPAAADSTVSHPPVNAFRAPSTQNQHDPKGFSSVSQILQQHNQALAESPIVSQDFSRQETGAAPNLLSWLFGDNPSNVNPQTQNIGSPTSRKDPTDFLTGLNEFQMNNGGQSFFILDGFEQLSPSSSSTLGLYPSPDQQQPQRTPASVASQSPQPQEQQQQASDETSPISLNHNTVDAANNNGGTYESSRQYEPLHQDNESLHKLSDGKLAEFAQLIPEVKEHSDFTRVKLEKALKMYWKFFHPRFPMLHRPSFDSLETPPLLLLSMIVLGIKLSQCVDDITCPFDEKFRDPKTLADKIGLPLRWLIFASPKFQPPAKLWIIQSLLMLEFYEKNCTTRQLHERAHLHHGTTIQLLRRSPTLGGSPHKTTGADDASNWFKWIEIESMKRATFMCFYMDAIDAISFGHQMLIYAHQIQMTMPVEDDVWESNLRNFRSSFKKCKRPKPFLLVLKNIMNGFPMRTNSFGKKVLLAGLSAIMFQIQQRDMQLMFGLDKFGMTGTVNNWRELLTAAFSIWRNDVGGSCCSSRTAIDNMSSMSNSLQFSTSDTRCKCITYHMAHVYMSISHYDLFIVAGAPWRMNVKPSSLLEREQIEKRVSEWSQTRHSEVCVVQCYLLLFEIFLSPQDSAYEYQYDYVPDQDLFFRSYVIGLCTMVLWCYIHARNGPDSFRMTAETYKNHDYEEDGYRYLKRMRNEFTTRSGGIMLHTWFSNCSGAQFYGNLVKWVDVLEEIPDMQNMVGLLGLVGNKLIDADYTVVKEMGKLLLFCRDRCRGSKETILKNMYE from the coding sequence ATGACAGATCCCATTAAACTGTCAATGCTTATAAATGCAGACGAAAATCGGTCGATGAGTGTCCGTTCAAATGATTCTCCCTTGTATTCCAGCAACCAGCTGAAGAGTCAGGATGGTGATTCACCCGTCAGCACGGATGGCACTTCCAATGATATAATCGCTCACAAGAGAGCCAGAGGACGCAAAAGGAAACTCAAGGGTCCTCCTTACATATGCGATTATCCAGACTGTCACAAGGAATTTCATAGATCTGAGCATCTTTCAAGGCATCAACTTAATCACAATCCCAAAAAGATCTACAGATGCACCCAGTCAGGCTGCGAAAAGACCTTTGTGAGGCATGATTTGTTAGCGAGACATCTAAAGAGACATGCCAATAAGCTAGAAAAAAAGCGCAAGAATGGCGAGTCTTCATCCCATCCTCCCGAGGACCACGAGAACGGCGCTAAGCGCAGAGAACTAACCTCATCTCCGTCGCAGAATTCCATTGGTAAGACCCTTGCCGTACAGGCCTCCAATCAAGTCAACGCTGCTCTTTCTCCGTCTCATACGAACAATCGAACGGTCTCTCCGGCTGCTGCTGACAGTACTGTATCCCATCCTCCCGTCAATGCGTTCAGAGCACCATCTACTCAGAACCAGCACGATCCAAAGGGATTTAGTTCTGTGTCTCAGATTCTTCAGCAGCACAACCAGGCCCTTGCTGAGAGCCCCATAGTTAGTCAGGACTTTAGTAGACAGGAAACTGGCGCTGCTCCAAACCTTCTTAGCTGGCTTTTCGGCGATAATCCTTCCAATGTGAATCCACAAACTCAAAACATTGGCTCTCCGACATCTCGTAAGGATCCTACGGACTTTCTAACTGGTCTGAATGAATTTCAGATGAACAACGGTGGCCAAAGCttttttattcttgatGGATTCGAGCAGttatctccttcttcctcttctacATTGGGTCTTTATCCATCTCCAGATCAGCAGCAACCTCAGAGAACTCCGGCCAGCGTAGCAAGCCAATCACCACAACCGCAGgaacagcaacagcaggCGTCTGATGAAACTTCACCAATTTCTCTCAATCACAATACGGTCGATGCTGCTAATAATAATGGCGGCACCTACGAGAGTTCCCGACAGTATGAGCCATTACACCAAGATAACGAGTCGTTACACAAGTTAAGTGACGGCAAATTAGCTGAGTTTGCTCAACTTATTCCGGAAGTTAAAGAGCATTCGGACTTCACGAGGGTGAAGCTAGAGAAGGCTCTTAAAATGTACTGGAAGTTTTTCCATCCCAGATTTCCCATGCTTCATCGCCCGTCTTTTGACTCTTTAGAAACGCCACCTTTACTTTTGCTCTCTATGATCGTTCTAGGTATCAAGCTCTCTCAATGTGTCGACGATATAACTTGCCCGTTTGATGAGAAGTTTAGAGATCCGAAGACTCTTGCTGATAAGATTGGTCTACCTTTACGCTGGCTTATTTTTGCGTCTCCAAAATTTCAACCTCCTGCAAAGTTGTGGATCATCCAGAGTTTGTTGATGTTGGAATTTTACGAAAAGAATTGTACCACCAGACAATTACACGAACGTGCACATTTACATCATGGAACTACAATACAATTGTTGCGTAGATCTCCTACTCTAGGAGGTTCTCCTCATAAAACCACAGGAGCTGATGATGCCAGTAACTGGTTCAAGTGGATTGAGATCGAGTCGATGAAACGTGCTACGTTCATGTGCTTTTACATGGATGCCATTGACGCGATATCATTTGGCCATCAGATGCTCATCTATGCACATCAGATTCAAATGACCATGCCGGTGGAGGATGATGTGTGGGAGTCGAACTTACGTAACTTTAGatcttctttcaagaaatgTAAGAGACCCAAACCATTCCTCCTAGTTCTGAAGAATATTATGAATGGTTTTCCAATGAGAACTAACTCTTTTGGCAAAAAGGTTTTACTTGCTGGTTTAAGTGCCATCATGttccaaattcaacaaCGCGATATGCAGCTTATGTTTGGTCTAGACAAGTTTGGTATGACTGGTACCGTGAATAATTGGAGGGAATTACTTACAGCTGCGTTCTCTATCTGGAGAAATGATGTCGGTGGATCTTGctgctcttcaagaactgCCATCGATAATATGAGTTCGATGAGCAactctcttcaattttccaCCAGTGATACTCGTTGCAAATGCATCACGTATCATATGGCCCATGTTTACATGTCTATATCACACTATGATCTATTTATCGTTGCCGGAGCACCATGGAGAATGAACGTGAAGCCTTCCTCgcttttggaaagagaaCAGATTGAAAAACGTGTCAGTGAATGGTCACAGACCCGTCACAGTGAGGTATGCGTTGTACAATGCTACTTACTTCTCTTTGAGATATTTCTTTCACCTCAGGACTCTGCTTATGAGTATCAGTACGATTATGTTCCCGATCAGGATCTATTTTTCCGGTCCTATGTAATTGGTCTCTGCACTATGGTTTTATGGTGCTATATCCATGCCCGAAATGGACCGGACTCTTTCAGAATGACAGCTGAGACATATAAGAACCATGATTATGAAGAGGATGGATACAGATATTTGAAAAGGATGAGAAACGAATTTACTACTAGATCCGGAGGCATTATGCTTCATACGTGGTTTTCTAACTGCTCGGGAGCGCAATTCTACGGTAATTTGGTCAAGTGGGTCGATGTATTGGAGGAAATTCCAGACATGCAGAACATGGTTGGGCTATTAGGGCTCGTGGGTAATAAATTGATTGACGCAGACTACACTGTTGTTAAGGAAATGGGCAAGCTTCTATTGTTTTGCAGGGACAGATGCAGAGGATCCAAGGAGACGATTCTAAAGAATATGTACGAGTAA
- a CDS encoding uncharacterized protein (BUSCO:EOG093430GZ): MPKESTVSAAQKVSTLGGCIAGAIAGCAAVTFTNPIDLVKTRMQLEGELSMKNVPKVYRNPFQAFGLILRNEGIHGIQKGLMASYLFQIGLNSCRLGLYEPIRKVLNSVVYPTKNPENVQNVGINVLTGSLTGVIGCITSSPFYLLKTRMQSFSESVQVGQQSHYDSTWHGFKTIYADEGVKGLFRGLDAAILRTAAGSAAQLPAYNFAKQELIKSGYFEEGMGLQLASSVFAGLGVTVVMNPFDVVMTRMYNQRGNLYSGPVDCLIKTVKMEGPTALYKGFIAQLLRNAPHTMLLLLFMEQTMSIVYNVEQRFK; the protein is encoded by the coding sequence ATGCCCAAGGAGTCCACTGTATCTGCTGCTCAAAAGGTATCAACCTTAGGCGGCTGTATTGCTGGAGCCATTGCTGGCTGTGCAGCAGTGACGTTTACCAATCCTATAGATCTCGTCAAGACTAGGATGCAGTTAGAAGGTGAGCTTTCTATGAAAAATGTTCCCAAGGTGTATCGTAATCCGTTTCAGGCATTTGGACTCATTCTCAGGAATGAGGGTATCCATGGGATTCAAAAAGGACTTATGGCCTCTTATTTATTCCAGATCGGACTTAATAGTTGTCGATTAGGACTCTACGAACCAATCAGGAAGGTTCTCAATTCGGTTGTATACCCCACAAAAAATCCCGAGAATGTTCAGAACGTGGGAATCAACGTTCTGACGGGCAGCCTTACAGGGGTTATTGGGTGTATTACTAGCTCACCTttctatcttctcaaaaCTAGAATGCAATCATTCTCGGAGTCGGTTCAGGTCGGTCAACAATCGCACTACGATTCGACTTGGCACGGCTTCAAGACGATTTATGCTGACGAAGGTGTTAAAGGCTTGTTTCGTGGCCTTGATGCGGCGATTCTTAGAACTGCAGCTGGCTCTGCAGCCCAACTTCCTGCTTATAACTTTGCCAAGCAAGAGCTCATCAAGTCGGGCTATTTCGAAGAGGGTATGGGACTTCAATTAGCGTCTTCAGTATTTGCTGGCCTTGGCGTAACCGTAGTAATGAATCCGTTTGATGTCGTAATGACTAGGATGTATAATCAGAGAGGAAACCTTTATTCAGGACCTGTGGATTGTCTCATCAAGACCGTGAAAATGGAAGGACCAACAGCTTTATATAAGGGATTTATAGCTCAGCTTCTCAGAAACGCTCCTCATACaatgttgttgttgttgtttaTGGAGCAGACAATGAGTATTGTGTATAATGTGGAACAGAGGTTTAAATAG
- a CDS encoding uncharacterized protein (BUSCO:EOG09342LDO) — translation MSAGVKHSITDFFAVSKRQKSTISKKAAAVVKPSPKSSTPLNVTSVATPGLSMFKVKPPSVANKFDRQAWINSLSVEQKELLDLEINTMDESWLAVLHEEMTKPYFIDLKKFLRDEWKSGKVIFPPQKDIYSWSRLAPLSKVKVLILGQDPYHNYNQAHGLAFSVHDPRTKPPPSLNNIYKCLKKDYPDFVVPTTGDLTQWAQQGILLLNTCLTVRAHNANSHSNHGWEKFTSTVIRKLVDYKNHVVHQGLVIIAWGSPAQRTIRNVGHIDWDQNLFLKSVHPSPLSAPRGFFDCQHFIKCNNWLYERYGSEGLIDWAIVDGNKLQDLEKKKDKSKRLQEALEARKKPKDE, via the coding sequence ATGTCTGCCGGTGTCAAGCATTCGATTACGGACTTCTTTGCCGTTTCAAAAAGACAGAAATCAACGATTTCCAAGAAAGCAGCGGCCGTGGTTAAACCAAGCCCTAAGTCTTCTACCCCGTTGAATGTCACCAGTGTAGCTACGCCAGGACTTAGCATGTTTAAGGTGAAACCTCCAAGTGTCGCAAACAAATTTGACAGGCAAGCATGGATCAATTCCCTTAGCGTGGAGCAAAAGGAATTGCTCGATTTGGAAATCAACACAATGGACGAGTCTTGGTTGGCTGTTCTCCATGAAGAGATGACTAAGCCATACTTCATcgacttgaagaaatttttACGTGACGAATGGAAAAGTGGAAAAGTAATCTTCCCACCCCAAAAGGATATCTACTCGTGGTCTCGGTTGGCTCCTTTATCCAAGGTTAAAGTGCTTATTCTCGGTCAAGATCCGTATCATAACTACAACCAGGCTCATGGCCTCGCATTTTCTGTTCACGATCCTAGAACTAAGCCTCCTCCATCTCTTAATAATATATACAAGTGTCTAAAGAAGGATTACCCGGATTTTGTCGTTCCTACAACAGGAGATTTGACCCAGTGGGCCCAACAAGGtatacttcttctcaatactTGTCTTACAGTGAGAGCCCATAATGCCAATTCACATTCCAATCACGGCTGGGAAAAGTTTACTTCAACAGTGATTCGTAAGCTGGTTGATTATAAGAATCACGTGGTTCATCAAGGTCTAGTCATCATTGCTTGGGGTTCTCCTGCTCAGAGAACCATTCGTAATGTGGGACATATCGACTGGGACCAGAACCTATTTTTGAAATCCGTTCATCCTTCCCCTCTCAGCGCCCCGCGTGGTTTCTTCGACTGCCAGCACTTTATTAAATGTAATAATTGGCTCTATGAACGATATGGTTCCGAGGGACTTATTGACTGGGCCATAGTTGACGGTAATAAACTTCAAGAtctagaaaagaaaaaggacAAGTCAAAACGTCTCCAAGAGGCGCTAGaagcaagaaagaaacCTAAAGACGAATGA
- a CDS encoding uncharacterized protein (EggNog:ENOG41), whose protein sequence is MDPSILFENTSQEPFYAERDTLVFALFYENVYKTKKEQVTKLKELEHYLACEIEPFIKYYPWYSKPVEFELYEDYQGRCFIYGELVYGDYVNDLWLITSILYNFSARDSDLYIKVLDQDGEYLLIEGADHISPWMDGEVSCNRIWINDMSIKTVPKEYKEGSSLSMDESLDFIKTHYYKMEPCVDLTDFLVNHVLNKYPKEVLENLYVETVRVNESVFEFIAANKPYLVNAALNFQMESLFPDVPGKKGRFPESFYSDDEETLVDVKVRVSALGYLLLKEYGKRSKLEKGRFLTRSLDKYVSENPMIDIKWESPTSIVEEFNETTDKDLLQKELLRFSIIDREIMSKEPEFESESESEPGEKNTMSPEAEKGQEILQMLEKFMNGGNKEEEEEEEEEVHYDGTPWGNRGQSWEQDNLGSIMTDYDDMNDDYYEKEEEEDIGLGIDVGIDEDDFFEFFCKEALKLKDIDMEKMSGQLEGSQLQKLSNSPKSHRMQHNDSGIDVLSSLFASLNTENGDSGAVSSIVRPNEV, encoded by the coding sequence aTGGATCCTTCCATTTTATTTGAGAACACGTCTCAAGAACCTTTTTATGCAGAAAGGGATACACTAGTATTTGCATTGTTTTATGAGAATGTCTACAAGaccaaaaaagaacaggTTACAAAGCTCAAAGAGTTAGAACATTATCTTGCATGCGAAATCGAGCCTTTCATTAAATACTATCCGTGGTATTCGAAACCAGTGGAGTTTGAGTTATACGAGGATTATCAGGGGCGATGCTTCATTTATGGGGAGCTCGTTTACGGCGACTACGTGAACGACCTATGGCTAATAACCTCGATACTCTACAATTTTAGTGCAAGAGACTCTGATTTGTAtatcaaagttcttgaCCAGGATGGTGAATATTTACTTATAGAAGGAGCGGATCATATTTCCCCATGGATGGATGGTGAGGTCAGTTGTAACCGAATATGGATCAATGATATGAGCATTAAAACCGTCCCTAAGGAGTATAAAGAGGGCTCTAGTCTTAGTATGGATGAGTCTCTTGATTTTATAAAGACACACTATTATAAGATGGAGCCATGCGTTGATTTGACGGACTTTTTGGTAAACCACGTATTGAACAAGTACCCAAAAGAGGTTTTGGAGAATTTGTATGTGGAGACGGTTCGGGTGAACGAATCTGTGTTTGAATTCATTGCTGCCAACAAGCCTTATCTTGTTAATGCTGCTTTAAACTTTCAAATGGAGTCACTTTTCCCCGACGTTCCAGGGAAAAAAGGTCGATTTCCAGAGTCCTTTTactctgatgatgaagaaacacTGGTTGATGTGAAGGTTCGAGTTTCTGCTTTAGGGTACTTGCTATTGAAGGAGTATGGGAAGAGATCAAAGTTGGAAAAGGGCCGATTTTTGACCAGATCTCTGGATAAATATGTCTCTGAAAACCCTATGATTGATATCAAGTGGGAGAGTCCAACTTCAatagttgaagaatttaATGAGACTACGGAcaaggatcttcttcagaaagaaCTTTTGAGGTTTTCTATAATCGATAGAGAGATTATGAGCAAAGAACCAGAATTcgaatctgaatctgaatctgaacctggagaaaagaatacAATGTCTCCGGAGGCAGAAAAGGGTCAAGAGATATTGCAAATGTTGGAGAAATTCATGAATGGAGGAaataaagaggaagaagaagaagaagaagaagaagtgcATTACGATGGAACTCCCTGGGGCAATCGAGGCCAGAGCTGGGAGCAAGATAATCTTGGAAGCATTATGACTGATTATGATGATATGAATGACGATTACtatgagaaagaagaagaagaagatatcgGTCTAGGTATTGAtgttggcattgatgaggacgatttctttgagtttTTCTGCAAAGAAGCCTTGAAGCTGAAAGACATTGACATGGAAAAAATGTCTGGACAACTGGAAGGATCGCAGTTACAAAAACTTAGTAACTCGCCTAAATCGCACAGGATGCAGCACAACGATTCTGGAATAGATGTACTCAGCAGTTTGTTTGCATCTTTGAACACTGAAAATGGGGACTCTGGTGCAGTCTCATCAATAGTACGTCCTAACGAAGTATAG
- a CDS encoding uncharacterized protein (EggNog:ENOG41) — MKLSKPFVLKAVQSVNKDFHKRIELMKQTKQNVKPEDSAVPENEADGPEIVPEIPGNNDTEELENSKKRKLEDPPVTKATNLDLLETNSTERRMSWAFWNSSAESKQQSTDSSDKVKSNVKEEVAKEPLKDRSHSWSFWVSKHEQAVYPFQPNVIVRSTATKFDAAKSEPSGPVSGPIPGSVMGPVSGPASGPVSGSVLESGSQSVREMSKKRENKRPNLIVPSFRETLPPSTAFTTLVSGIKRAKVMLGYTGERQKHLYRRNTAKIFKRVLIIGVHGFFPTRVLRRFIGEPTGTSMKLAQVAEGAVLSWASDNNMEVEIQKIALEKEGKIFDRVDFFYEVLKQSAEDIKQADFIFVCAHSQGTPVSIMLMSKLLEYGIIDEDKRIGILGMAGINNGPFYGMEQSLLVRAYSTFENESMLELFQFQNFESLQSRKYLESVRNLVCHNTKITYVGSIDDQLVPLYSSIASHVKHPNIYKAVYIDGGSDTPDFVARILKISCMLQNLGYSDHDVIKEISYALAGPLTGGGHSNIYNDINVYKLALNFTMKTEDAEIAIEEPVLFKSFDLKKLGSNPFNLPWCVRGLFFEAMRKLYRGNHEIEMVFKEFDEWNPESKALKDLKYRLNGIKAKL, encoded by the coding sequence ATGAAACTCAGCAAGCCATTCGTCTTGAAAGCTGTTCAGAGTGTCAATAAAGATTTTCATAAGCGAATTGAACTGATGAAGCAAACCAAGCAGAATGTTAAGCCTGAAGATTCAGCCGTCCCTGAGAATGAAGCAGATGGACCAGAGATAGTCCCAGAAATCCCGGGTAACAATGATACCGAGGAGCTGGAGAATAGTAAGAAACGGAAACTTGAGGATCCACCAGTTACAAAAGCTACAAACTTAGACCTATTAGAGACTAACTCTACTGAGAGACGGATGTCATGGGCGTTCTGGAACTCTTCTGCTGAGTCCAAGCAGCAAAGTACCGATAGTTCTGATAAGGTGAAAAGTAACGTAAAAGAGGAAGTGGCAAAAGAACCTTTAAAGGATAGAAGCCATTCATGGTCGTTCTGGGTGTCGAAACATGAACAAGCAGTGTATCCATTTCAACCGAATGTGATTGTAAGGTCTACTGCAACCAAATTCGACGCTGCGAAGTCTGAACCATCTGGCCCTGTGTCGGGGCCTATTCCGGGATCTGTGATGGGACCTGTGTCGGGACCTGCATCGGGACCTGTGTCGGGATCCGTTTTGGAATCGGGGTCGCAATCTGTAAGAGAAATGTccaaaaaaagagaaaataaacGACCTAATTTGATTGTTCCATCCTTTAGAGAGACGTTGCCTCCTTCTACGGCATTTACTACGCTGGTATCAGGTATTAAGCGTGCCAAAGTGATGCTGGGATATACTGGAGAGAGGCAGAAGCACCTATATAGGCGCAACACAGCAAAAATATTCAAAAGAGTGCTTATTATTGGAGTACATGGCTTCTTTCCTACCAGAGTCCTCAGACGGTTCATAGGAGAGCCCACGGGAACATCTATGAAGCTTGCTCAAGTGGCGGAAGGAGCCGTTCTGTCATGGGCTTCTGATAATAATATGGAGGTGGAAATCCAGAAAATAGCACTTGAAAAGGAAGGTAAGATCTTTGATCGTGTAGACTTCTTTTACGAGGTGTTGAAACAGTCGGCTGAAGATATTAAACAGGCGGATTTCATCTTTGTCTGTGCACATTCTCAAGGAACTCCTGTTTCAATTATGCTAATGTCTAAGCTACTTGAATACGGtatcattgatgaagataaacGTATAGGCATTTTAGGTATGGCCGGTATTAATAACGGACCCTTCTATGGAATGGAGCAGTCTCTGTTAGTTCGAGCTTATTCGACTTTCGAAAATGAATCCATGTTAGAACTGTTTCAATTCCAAAACTTTGAGAGTCTTCAAAGTCGCAAGTACTTGGAGAGTGTAAGGAACTTGGTTTGCCATAATACCAAGATAACTTATGTGGGGTCTATTGATGATCAATTGGTTCCATTATACTCTTCTATAGCATCTCATGTCAAACATCCAAACATATATAAAGCTGTATATATTGATGGAGGTTCTGATACACCAGATTTTGTGGCTAGAATACTCAAAATATCGTGTATGCTTCAGAATCTTGGATATTCTGATCATGATGTTATCAAGGAGATCAGCTATGCATTGGCGGGTCCGCTTACTGGCGGAGGACATTCCAACATATacaatgatatcaatgtGTATAAACTTGCATTGAATTTCACCATGAAGACCGAGGATGCCGAAATCGCTATTGAAGAACCCGTCTTATTCAAATCCTTTGATCTGAAAAAATTGGGCTCGAATCCTTTCAACTTGCCGTGGTGTGTTAGAGGACTCTTTTTTGAAGCCATGCGAAAATTATACAGGGGAAACCATGAAATTGAGATGGTTTTCAAAGAGTTCGATGAGTGGAATCCAGAGTCAAAGGCTTTGAAGGACCTCAAATACAGGCTTAATGGAATTAAGGCCAAGCTATAA